A genomic window from Silene latifolia isolate original U9 population chromosome Y, ASM4854445v1, whole genome shotgun sequence includes:
- the LOC141631667 gene encoding uncharacterized protein LOC141631667 gives MSFHNWHVEHELVDIPFKGPRFTWCNNRKGFKRVYERIDKAYGLKDWFNHFPNTGVKHLPIQISDHAPIELCFNLVKNSCKKPYKIESWNLDNEECLSLIQKNWKSVFVGTSPFRLVRKLAFIRIMLRKWSIEKRKAWSKEWDCFDERTVEAMNYSVITGNSDLAIQVNNEVTEFARAAALYWKQRAKMNWAVEGDTCTKFFFNWVKSHAGSNFILGIKDSMGNWSYDPICIGNLFFTYFYDIYNPDPVDTAVASSSSLDFPRLADFEVLFQQVRSKVKEDDLDFLSKPFTSKDVRRAVFQIGALKSLGPDGFPVCSSRNVGIL, from the coding sequence ATGAGCTTCCATAATTGGCATGTTGAGCATGAACTTGTAGATATTCCGTTTAAGGGGCCGCGATTTACGTGGTGTAATAATAGGAAAGGTTTTAAGCGGGTTTATGAAAGAATTGACAAGGCTTATGGTTTGAAGGATTGGTTTAATCATTTTCCTAATACTGGTGTTAAACATTTACCCATTCAAATTTCGGATCATGCCCCCATTGAACTATGTTTTAACCTTGTTAAAAACTCGTGTAAGAAGCCGTATAAAATTGAATCATGGAATTTGGATAATGAGGAGTGTTTGTCTTTGATTCAGAAAAATTGGAAGTCTGTGTTTGTAGGTACTTCTCCGTTTCGATTGGTAAGGAAATTAGCTTTTATCCGAATTATGTTGCGAAAATGGTCTATTGAGAAACGAAAGGCTTGGAGTAAGGAGTGGGATTGTTTTGATGAACGAACTGTGGAAGCTATGAATTACAGTGTTATTACTGGAAATTCTGATTTAGCAATCCAAGTTAACAATGAGGTCACAGAATTTGCTAGAGCTGCGGCTTTGTATTGGAAGCAGCGTGCGAAGATGAATTGGGCTGTTGAGGGGGATACTTGCACTAAGTTCTTTTTCAATTGGGTCAAGAGTCATGCGGGTAGCAATTTTATTCTAGGTATCAAAGATTCGATGGGGAATTGGAGTTATGACCCAATTTGTATTGGGAATCTCTTTTTCACGTACTTTTATGATATTTATAACCCGGACCCCGTTGATACTGCCGTGGCTTCGTCGTCTTCACTTGATTTTCCCAGGCTAGCTGATTTTGAAGTGCTCTTTCAACAGGTTAGGTCTAAAGTTAAGGAGGATGATTTAGATTTTTTGTCCAAGCCTTTTACTTCTAAAGATGTGAGACGTGCGGTTTTCCAAATCGGAGCTTTGAAATCTCTGGGTCCAGATGGCTTCCCTGTTTGTTCTTCCAGAAATGTTGGCATTTTGTGA